The stretch of DNA CGACCGACCCTGCCGCGATAATTGTAAATATCCGATGACGACAGCATTGATCTCGCTGAGAAAATCGCTGCGAGAGTGTAGTTACGCACGCATCGCGTGCTTTGGAGGCGCGCTAGACCCTGCGCGCGATCCAGCCTGCCGCCCAACCCAGGAACACCGACAGCGCGACCGCGACCAGCCCGTAGATCACCGAAGACCGATCCGCGGCGCGCGCGACGAAGCGCTCGAACCCCGATTTGCGGATGTCGATGTCGCGTACTGCGGCGGCCAGCACGCGTCCGTCGCGGATCAGGAACGTCTCCGCGGTGAACCGGCCGACGGGCACGCGGGCGGGTATGGACACGCGCGCGCGGTAGAGCACGCCGTCGGTGATCTCGACTGCGCGCGGCGCCTCGTAATACAGGCCGGCCCGGCGCTTGAGGTCGACGAGTCCCTTCTGGAAGCGGTCCTGTATCGGCGCTGGTGCGCTCGACGCTGGCGACAATTGCAAGCTGTCGAGGCCAAGTTCGTAGATCGCGCGCGTCCGATCGTCGACGAGACGGTCGATCGGCTTGGACGAGGCGATCGCGTAGAAGCTGGGGGCGGAGCGGTATCGCAGGCGTGCGGCGTTGACCCAGATGCCGGCGACCTTCTCCTTTTCGCGCATCAGGATCGACTGGGTCGGCCCCTTGACGACGACGACGACGTCGGTGGGCTGCTCACCCGTCGGCAAGCGGCCGCCGGGATAGAGGATCGCACCGAACAGCAGCAGCTCGGCGCCAGTGAAGCTGTAGGCGATCTCGATATTGCGCTGCGACACATCGGGGACGAGCACGGGCTTGGCCTGCGCCATCAGCAACGGCGCCAGCACCAGAAGCGGCCATGGCTTCATGCTCGCCGGCTCACGACAACGCGACCGAGAAGATTTCCTCGGGCCGCCAGACGAGTCCGAGCAGGATCCTCGCGCCGACGAGCAGCACCATGACGGCGAGCCCGAGACGCAGATATTCGGGCCGGAATTTGGTCGCGAACCGGGCGCCGACCTGAGCGCCCACGACCGAGCCCAGCAGGAGCAGCGCGGCCAGCACGATATCGACCGCCTTGGTGGTGGTCGCGTGGACCATCGTCGCGACCGCGGTCACGAACAGGGTCTGGAACAACGAGGTACCGACCACCACCGATGTCGCCATGCCAAGCAGGTAGATCATCGCCGGAACGAGGATGAAGCCGCCACCGATACCGAGCAATATCGTCAGAATGCCGGTGAAGAACCCGAGCAACAATGGAGCGAGCGGCGAGATGTACAGTCCGGAGGCGTAGAAGCGGGTGCGGAGCGGGAGCGCGGCGACGAGCGGGTGATGGCGACGCTTGCGCGCCTTGGGCGGGCGTCCGGTGCGGGCACGGCCGATCGTGCCGATCGATTCCTTGGCCATCAGGCCGCCGATCGAGCCGAGCATGATCACATAGACGATCGCGATCACCGTATCGATCTGGCCACTTTGCTGGAGCAGGCGGAACAACCAGGCGCCAAAAAACGACCCGAGGATACCGCCAGCGACGAGAACGCCACCCATCTTCGTATCGACGCCCTTGCGCCGGAAATGCGCGAACACGCCCGATACGCTGGCTCCGGTCACCTGACTTGCGGACGAAGCGGCGGCAACGGTCGGTGGAATGCCATAGACGATGAGCAGCGGGGTCGTCAGGAACCCGCCGCCGACGCCGAACATGCCCGACAGCAGCCCGACCCCCCCGCCCAGCAGGATGATGACAAGCGCGTTGACCGACAGGTTGGCGACGGGAAGGTATAGATCCACGCGGGCAGCGTTACACCGGATTACGCGGGCGGGGCTAGGCTCGACCTCTCAGAAGTCGCTACCGATCGACAGGGCGGGACCGGAGCCCGGGCGCGCGCCGCCGGCGATGCGTTCACGCCAGTCGAGCGTCAGGCGGATGGTCTTGCGCGAGACGGGCAGCGCGCCGACGATCGAAGGTCCGATGTCGAGACGCTCGGCGTCGCGTTGCGCGCTTCCCCATACGCCGACGCCGACATCGACCTGTGCCCCCGCGAACGTCCCGAGCGGATGCGTGAGTCGTGCGGAGGCATCGACGAAGCCTTCGATCCCGTCTCGCCCGATCGCGCCGGCCTGGCCATACGCTTCCAGACGCAGACCCGGTGCGACGTCCGCCGGACCATAGCCCGCAATCACCCCGACCGTCGGTCCGCCACGTCCGCCATCGAGGGCGAAGCGTTGCTCGGCGACGAGGCGGATCGGTAAGCGCGTCGGTTTCCATTCAATGCCGAACGCCGCCTCCCGTCCGACACCCTCAAGCGGCGTGGCAACGCGCGCGACCACCGCGAACCGGCGATGGCGGCCAAGCGCATAGGCGAGTCGCAAACCGCCTTGCGATGCGCCGAGTTGTCCGCCCGACACCGTTCCAGCTGGACCACCGCGCGCGAGCAGCCATGCGCTGGCGCTGAGTCGCCCCGGTGCTTTGGCGGCCAACGGCAGCGTTACCGGCAAGGGGCTGGCAAACATGTGAGGCGCGGCGGGGAACAGCACATCGGGACGAGCGCGCGCCACCAAGGGTGGCGGCTTGATCGTTGGTGTCTGCCATCGTCGCGGCTCGACGAAGACCGGCTGTGCGAGGGCATCATATGCCACGGTCGCCAGCCGAGGCGGCACGCGTGATCGCCGAAGCACCGCGGCGGCGACTTTGGGCACGAGCACGTCGATAACCCGCGGGATCATGGCCGACGACGGACGTACCGCGACCTCCGGTAATAGGAACGCCACGCGAATCATGACCCATCCCCCCAACGCCAATGCGAGAAACCGCAGCGGGCGGCCGACACTCATCGTGCCACGGCGGCGAGGCCCGGATCGGTGGCAGTTGCGGTGACGGCATCTTCGGGCGCCAGGTTGGGAAACTCGTGGCGCGTCTTGTCCCAAACCGGCGGCGCCCCTCGCAGCATGCCGATATAGACGAGCACCGCGCGTGGTGCGGCGATCAACGCGATGAGATTGCCGACCAGGAACCGCGGTAGCGCCCAGAATGCCTCGCGCACGCCGTAACTGCGCGCCGTGAACAGCATCCGCATGATCAATCGCCACGCCAGCAACGCGCCATTGGCGACAAGCAGCCAGAACGCGATCGGGTATGCGCCGTTCGCGTAGGGTGACGTCACGCCGACCTGGATGTGCAGTACCAAAGACGCCAGCCAGATCGGCACTGCGAGATAGCCCACCGCGAGAATCACGACCGCAAGCGGCGCACGTCGATCGCGCATCCGCATCCAGTGGTCGGCGATCGCGCGGGGCCGCCCCCAGCCGGTACGGTCCCAGCCGGCGAGTGCGATCCCTGTCATCCAGCGCGTCTTCTGGCGCACCGAGTCGCCGAGCGTCCCCGGGAAATAGGCGCGCACGGCAACGACGCTCCCCCTGTCGTCCACCGCGACGCGCGCGAAAATGCCGCGTGCGCCGAGTTCGGCCAGCCTCAGGCCCAGCTCGTAATCCTCGGTCAGGCTGGTCGCATCGAACGGATCGCCGCCCCGCGCCTGCGCGATCAGCGCAAGCACGGCTGGTGCGATGGCACAGCCGGTGCCCGCAAGCGGCATTGCGGCGCCCAATGCGGTCCGGACGACGATCTGCTTGGCGTGCGATTCGGCGAATTCGTCGGCATAATGCCCCGACACCAGTCGCGCACCGCGGTGCACCAGCGGCAGGACGGGAAGCTGGATCACGTCATACTGCTCGATCAGGCTGTCGAAGACCTGCAATTCCTGCGCATGCACGACGTCTTCGGCATCATGGATCACGACAGCCTTGGTCGGCCGATCCCCCCCGCCCCCTTCCCGCAGATCGTCGCGGCACAACGCCTGCCACAGGGTGTTGAGGCAGTCGGCCTTGGTCGTCGGCCCGTCGCGGGGCCCGATCACCAGCCTGATGCGCGCATCGCGTTCGGCGACCGCGGCGATCGCATCGATCGTCCCCCGGTCGTTCGGATAGGCGCCGACATAGATGCGGTAATGGTCATGCACGTAGCGATCGAGCGCGGTCGTCAGCATCCCGCCGATCACCGCCACTTCGTCCCACGCCGCGAC from Sphingomonas sp. HMP9 encodes:
- a CDS encoding TIGR02186 family protein, which codes for MKPWPLLVLAPLLMAQAKPVLVPDVSQRNIEIAYSFTGAELLLFGAILYPGGRLPTGEQPTDVVVVVKGPTQSILMREKEKVAGIWVNAARLRYRSAPSFYAIASSKPIDRLVDDRTRAIYELGLDSLQLSPASSAPAPIQDRFQKGLVDLKRRAGLYYEAPRAVEITDGVLYRARVSIPARVPVGRFTAETFLIRDGRVLAAAVRDIDIRKSGFERFVARAADRSSVIYGLVAVALSVFLGWAAGWIARRV
- a CDS encoding sulfite exporter TauE/SafE family protein encodes the protein MDLYLPVANLSVNALVIILLGGGVGLLSGMFGVGGGFLTTPLLIVYGIPPTVAAASSASQVTGASVSGVFAHFRRKGVDTKMGGVLVAGGILGSFFGAWLFRLLQQSGQIDTVIAIVYVIMLGSIGGLMAKESIGTIGRARTGRPPKARKRRHHPLVAALPLRTRFYASGLYISPLAPLLLGFFTGILTILLGIGGGFILVPAMIYLLGMATSVVVGTSLFQTLFVTAVATMVHATTTKAVDIVLAALLLLGSVVGAQVGARFATKFRPEYLRLGLAVMVLLVGARILLGLVWRPEEIFSVALS
- a CDS encoding glycosyl transferase family protein, encoding MGESLWIIDASAREMLLFAGVGLFLGGVDDLLVDLVYIGQRIRAGGRARLTLATLPSPRIAGRIAVFVAAWDEVAVIGGMLTTALDRYVHDHYRIYVGAYPNDRGTIDAIAAVAERDARIRLVIGPRDGPTTKADCLNTLWQALCRDDLREGGGGDRPTKAVVIHDAEDVVHAQELQVFDSLIEQYDVIQLPVLPLVHRGARLVSGHYADEFAESHAKQIVVRTALGAAMPLAGTGCAIAPAVLALIAQARGGDPFDATSLTEDYELGLRLAELGARGIFARVAVDDRGSVVAVRAYFPGTLGDSVRQKTRWMTGIALAGWDRTGWGRPRAIADHWMRMRDRRAPLAVVILAVGYLAVPIWLASLVLHIQVGVTSPYANGAYPIAFWLLVANGALLAWRLIMRMLFTARSYGVREAFWALPRFLVGNLIALIAAPRAVLVYIGMLRGAPPVWDKTRHEFPNLAPEDAVTATATDPGLAAVAR